A DNA window from Acidobacteriota bacterium contains the following coding sequences:
- a CDS encoding zinc ribbon domain-containing protein — protein sequence MTKVCPKCSLPNPAEAAFCHNCATPLNAPGIGTQQQQPWPQNPVAAPVMGGQAYVAASPATQKPLIAMLLSVGGLLCCGPLLGVPGAILGWLELQAIREGRSPGDGKMMSQIGLWVGIAATVIHIGIWVIWVLLSAIAGGGGY from the coding sequence ATGACCAAAGTCTGTCCAAAATGCAGTTTACCTAATCCGGCCGAAGCCGCTTTTTGCCACAATTGCGCTACGCCGCTTAACGCTCCCGGTATCGGAACCCAGCAACAGCAGCCATGGCCGCAGAATCCTGTTGCGGCTCCAGTAATGGGCGGCCAGGCTTACGTGGCAGCCTCGCCTGCCACGCAAAAGCCATTGATCGCTATGCTGCTCTCTGTCGGCGGACTTCTCTGCTGCGGGCCCCTCCTCGGCGTTCCCGGTGCGATACTCGGATGGCTCGAGCTGCAAGCCATCCGCGAAGGCAGATCGCCCGGGGATGGAAAGATGATGTCGCAGATCGGCCTATGGGTCGGTATCGCGGCGACGGTCATCCATATCGGAATTTGGGTCATCTGGGTTCTACTCTCGGCCATCGCGGGCGGTGGTGGATATTAA
- a CDS encoding cupin domain-containing protein, with product MSTIKRIILGLLAVGVIYILGGAILSDLVFAQPKIDYANYFRPGDKLFSRAEGFDQTVLSVGNGWLQTRLVVLPNAAGPPEHFHEAFEEKFTVKSGTLSILVSGEKRTLHAGETISIPPMTKHKPFNETAETVIVESDDPKTLPVEFGYLLSQLYGFMDTYPNGPGVPRIMMQLSVYGTDADSWIADGPPLPVQKTMRFVIAPTARLLGYKKFYPQFKPNGG from the coding sequence ATGAGTACTATCAAACGAATAATTCTGGGGCTTTTGGCGGTTGGTGTTATCTACATTCTAGGCGGAGCTATCTTGAGCGACCTGGTATTTGCGCAACCTAAGATCGACTACGCAAATTATTTCAGGCCCGGCGATAAACTGTTCAGCAGGGCCGAAGGATTCGATCAAACTGTTCTCTCAGTGGGTAACGGTTGGCTGCAGACACGTCTCGTGGTTCTGCCGAACGCCGCCGGGCCGCCGGAGCATTTTCATGAGGCGTTCGAGGAAAAGTTTACCGTCAAAAGCGGTACGCTCAGCATCTTAGTGAGCGGCGAAAAGCGGACGCTTCACGCTGGCGAGACGATCTCGATCCCGCCGATGACGAAGCATAAGCCATTCAATGAAACCGCCGAGACCGTGATCGTCGAGAGCGACGACCCCAAGACGCTACCGGTGGAATTCGGGTACCTGCTTTCGCAGCTGTACGGTTTTATGGATACTTATCCAAATGGGCCGGGCGTGCCGCGGATCATGATGCAGCTTTCGGTTTATGGCACCGATGCGGATTCCTGGATAGCCGACGGCCCGCCGTTGCCCGTGCAAAAAACGATGCGTTTTGTCATTGCACCGACAGCACGGCTGCTCGGATACAAGAAATTTTACCCGCAGTTCAAACCGAATGGCGGTTGA
- a CDS encoding aldehyde dehydrogenase, with protein sequence MDHLQNYIGGKLVSPVSGEYLGNFDPSTGAVYSLIPDSDERDVESAVQAASAAFSEWSSTSAEVRHDILMRLAALIERDLEPLALAESVDQGKPVSLARMVDIPRAVANFKFYATAAMHTANESHDSVGQNAINYTLRQPLGVVGCISPWNLPLYLFTWKVAPAIAAGCTVVAKPSEVTPMTAYLLSKLCIEAGLPAGVLNIVHGLGPKVGSAIVAHKDVKAISFTGGTKTGEEIARVAAPMFKKLSLELGGKNPNIIFADCNYEEMLATTVRSSFSNQGEICLCGSRIFVERPLYERFKRDFIERVSALKVGDPLAADTDVGAIVSKQHFDKIMSYIELAKAEGGTILKGGIQHSAFSIQHSKGWFIEPTVIEGLPHDCRTNQEEIFGPVVTIMPFDAEDEVLGFANSVRYGLSATVWTESLSRAHRVAAKLESGIVWINCWLLRDLRTPFGGMKESGVGREGGFEALRFFTEEKNVCIRI encoded by the coding sequence ATGGATCACCTGCAGAACTACATCGGTGGAAAGTTAGTTAGCCCTGTTTCGGGGGAATATCTGGGTAATTTCGACCCGTCGACCGGTGCGGTTTATTCATTGATACCGGATTCGGATGAGCGCGACGTCGAGAGTGCAGTGCAAGCGGCGTCCGCTGCATTTTCGGAATGGTCATCAACCTCGGCGGAAGTGCGACATGATATTTTGATGCGGCTGGCCGCTTTGATCGAGCGTGATCTGGAGCCGCTCGCCTTGGCCGAGAGCGTTGATCAGGGAAAGCCGGTTTCGCTTGCCCGAATGGTCGATATTCCGCGGGCGGTCGCTAATTTTAAGTTCTACGCGACGGCGGCAATGCACACCGCCAATGAATCGCATGACAGCGTTGGACAGAATGCGATCAACTACACACTGCGGCAGCCTCTCGGCGTCGTCGGCTGCATATCGCCGTGGAACCTGCCGCTCTACCTTTTTACATGGAAGGTCGCACCTGCTATTGCTGCCGGTTGCACAGTCGTCGCGAAACCCAGCGAAGTGACGCCGATGACGGCTTATCTGCTGTCAAAACTTTGTATCGAAGCCGGTTTGCCCGCCGGAGTGCTTAATATCGTCCACGGACTAGGCCCAAAGGTCGGTTCGGCGATCGTCGCTCACAAAGACGTCAAGGCTATCTCATTCACCGGCGGCACAAAGACCGGCGAAGAGATCGCCCGCGTTGCCGCTCCGATGTTCAAAAAACTTTCGCTCGAACTCGGCGGTAAGAATCCAAACATAATTTTCGCAGACTGCAATTACGAAGAAATGCTGGCGACAACCGTTCGCTCGTCTTTCTCAAATCAGGGCGAGATCTGCCTGTGCGGTTCGCGGATATTTGTTGAGCGGCCGCTGTACGAGCGATTCAAAAGAGACTTCATCGAGAGAGTTTCCGCCTTAAAGGTTGGCGATCCTTTGGCAGCCGACACAGATGTCGGTGCGATCGTCTCGAAGCAGCATTTTGACAAAATAATGTCGTACATCGAACTCGCAAAAGCCGAGGGCGGAACGATCTTGAAAGGCGGTATTCAGCATTCAGCATTCAGCATTCAGCATTCTAAAGGCTGGTTCATCGAGCCGACCGTTATCGAGGGGTTACCGCACGATTGCCGGACGAATCAGGAAGAGATCTTCGGCCCCGTGGTGACGATCATGCCGTTCGACGCTGAGGACGAGGTTTTGGGTTTTGCTAACAGTGTGCGTTACGGTCTCTCGGCGACGGTTTGGACTGAAAGCCTTTCCCGTGCCCATCGCGTAGCAGCTAAGCTCGAATCGGGCATCGTCTGGATCAACTGCTGGCTGCTCCGCGATCTGCGAACGCCATTCGGCGGCATGAAAGAAAGCGGCGTCGGCCGGGAAGGCGGGTTTGAGGCTCTGAGGTTCTTTACTGAGGAAAAGAACGTCTGTATTCGCATCTAG